The proteins below are encoded in one region of Salvelinus alpinus chromosome 27, SLU_Salpinus.1, whole genome shotgun sequence:
- the knl1 gene encoding uncharacterized protein knl1 isoform X2 → MEPPDAASRTDSDHVGSSKRRISSILKVPRTSIKFTGPELEESRVEVVKPVEKRISRRVSFATSNDVLLFSKDVKNGSPVRSPLQNLTTTAENISIHTGSIDGAQPITGMETLLNAPLHVSQQRNKENVMFNQDDYGEKTMMFTGEDTAFMDMTHSHTILIANDSESSIVLPNEINVTTPTCGNMDFTFSMEKGKTGFFQDSTENCAPFKNPSTLARGIDPEFEHFLASITKSSGAMCKPIAPKSSTTVAFHRAASPPEKTNNRRFLAALNARKSGVDKENQVPALSTTGGDCTVGSIIPQRQGPQFMNTSTMQTEQDHMDLTKSHTTLIDGKGVFQCVQTVSSEEQRLRGSTFSQVSVSTDPDEMELTRSQTVAIDSKAIWMFGPNPSQKIERKSVAFTSDPNKTQIFSGDDHGMEMTAALNVPLQENVCAPTKKGESSPWMFPPENRIPSVQRNQQTFHSTSYPYSDDMEMTRCQTVAIDSKSVGLTEIPLLGNTRKSLSFMPSTYRGVFFSEDGNGMDLTEALTGNIVSNSHIAINKPLQRLFPTTEMFFHSDRSTNMERTSGQRSNKVWEPASSDPDDMEITKSLTAVIDSKYCVMEKPSLSKPKTKFDLGLSSVPPSMEYGNFSDDANSVKRVLDQVKGVSVVISDPDDMEITRSQTVAIDTKSLNVVNRMQNTMKSISFMSTSNRPSHISEDDCGMDMTKSLTVSIDHRNGLNMTDETTGRLFPISKHQEETFEKSLIRADLSTDAMEITRSLTGVIDTRGFGGVTPSRQGGRGRFVSFLDSNKTLIGENDHCMEMTQALTAQILTNVSHSAHGGETLARMSTISKTNLTGAKGNHFVEVGHITDQRRSSDSDDMDMTRSQTAVIESENIKMGNRDPFRARQRLSSVNKTLQMVPAAEQSAHGEITFQLGVESLCSKKAPTSSDSDEMELTRSQTVAIESKVINMMFSPETNPPLGNVSISQAHDMEVKGVVEATRCRNNPVAVPSNLEEKMARDETEMFSEDHEMEMTKAVTTQIEQHAPTNAKGPSSTTNAISLCLPEGHPRENPTNLTEHFDLKGLADRNDPDLKDEDCSFIPNKPESSPIASSVSIEDDNVPSKKAKTRRMSLADLQLKLNHMSRMINESTEVMGSCTAPLSHLMRTSDQHSVETESLSTEDYGSKTMGLMTERPASVNLEDHIIHNDKPNMTAPLNLKSKCLASRLSFGGFLPKLPRIAKPSESNQSNSVTDFGKLLKKNRLSGTHELRSNTSMDNIDDEVLPDISSEEDLSETMDTKSPQRVDDKGTLFLGMVVKDVVEHEVFKEPVLTVTQCQKRPLPEDGHDDSMDEVKRNKPSTENIREMIPHTQVVQWDSNCTGAAADGSSSNSNLRCEGTFESTYRQSQFESLLDNTGDYTSDVQKKLQDGSITVAEFLKLFSIDFVIHKPRQSILPARIVSDLDRKTEDLLIEKHINRPKQRVYETDCQILTEMVEGLKARLRVQDSLLQSVNGTLWEAVKGFSDEELLLFGSKLKERRTFFRKRSKVRSHEMKAVLYSDLVHTTREAQHNLRGNIEKTDQCLKDLDECLHDLEAELAAVEGTGVEDCEPTLKARQQGLEKINKAIAKSERQMCELELQKINSVDKVDRLRKETLELEKHISMLDRVNEWKFVQKDDMKTVYSFLYESLLLEVQFEKPNGEVCEQTERNIMDITFQRQMDDEKSQCYSRLVHNLLCQYIGSETTWFKKYPTSRYIPALLHDVGLVVSRCRLLGEEIHLMKKWGALRLDILDISCVDTQVRILFSSLKSFSKFEMTVAVTSAYPFGLFHVQNFQNHIGNATKDQVEDIVSSVTPAKDYLTKIVKRIHESLLCLD, encoded by the exons ATGGAGCCGCCTGATGCTGCATCAAGGACGGA CAGTGATCATGTTGGATCCTCCAAACGGCGTATTTCTTCG ATCCTGAAAGTTCCACGGACATCTATCAAATTCACTGGCCCAGAGCTAGAGGAGAGTCGG GTGGAGGTGGTCAAGCCAGTAGAGAAGAGGATCTCCAGAAGAGTCAGTTTCGCCACTTCCAATGATGTTCTACTGTTTTCAAA AGATGTGAAGAATGGCTCCCCTGTCCGGAGTCCTCTACAAAACCTCACAACTA CGGCAGAAAACATAAGCATTCATACAGGTTCCATTGATGGGGCTCAACCAATCACAG GCATGGAAACCTTGTTGAATGCTCCCCTCCATGTTTCACAACAAAGAAATAAG GAAAATGTCATGTTCAACCAGGATGATTATGGGGAGAAAACAATGATGTTCACAGGAGAGGACACAGCATTTATGGATATGACTCACAGTCACACAATACTCATCGCCAATGATTCAGAATCATCAATTGTTCTGCCAAATGAAATCAATGTGACTACACCTACCTGTGGAAACATGGATTTTACTTTTTCAATGGAGAAAGGTAAAACTGGGTTTTTTCAGGACTCAACAGAGAATTGTGCCCCCTTTAAAAACCCTTCCACCTTAGCCAGAGGTATAGATCCAGAGTTTGAACATTTCCTTGCCAGTATAACGAAGTCAAGTGGCGCCATGTGTAAGCCAATAGCTCCCAAATCCTCAACTACTGTGGCATTCCACCGAGCTGCATCCCCTCCAGAAAAAACAAACAACAGACGTTTCCTTGCGGCGCTCAATGCCCGCAAGTCAGGAGTTGATAAAGAGAATCAGGTCCCAGCTTTGTCGACAACGGGGGGAGATTGTACAGTGGGCTCAATTATCCCTCAAAGGCAAGGGCCTCAGTTCATGAATACATCTACGATGCAAACTGAACAAGATCATATGGATCTCACAAAAAGCCATACAACTTTGATAGATGGCAAAGGAGTTTTTCAGTGTGTGCAAACTGTAAGCTCTGAAGAGCAACGGCTTAGGGGAAGCACTTTCAGCCAGGTATCTGTCTCTACTGATCCAGATGAAATGGAGTTGACCAGGAGCCAAACTGTTGCCATTGACTCCAAAGCTATTTggatgtttgggccaaatccctCTCAGAAAATTGAAAGGAAAAGTGTGGCCTTCACATCAGATCCCAATAAAACCCAGATCTTCTCAGGTGATGACCATGGCATGGAGATGACTGCAGCTCTCAATGTACCTCTCCAGGAGAATGTGTGTGCTCCGACCAAGAAAGGCGAATCATCACCCTGGATGTTTCCCCCAGAAAACAGAATCCCCTCCGTTCAGCGAAATCAACAGACCTTTCATAGCACCTCCTATCCATACTCGGATGACATGGAGATGACAAGATGTCAAACAGTTGCCATTGATTCCAAAAGTGTAGGCCTAACGGAAATTCCCTTACTAGGGAATACAAGGAAAAGTTTGTCTTTTATGCCATCCACTTACAGAGGTGTGTTTTTTTCAGAAGATGGTAATGGTATGGATCTGACTGAGGCCCTCACTGGAAATATTGTGTCAAACAGCCATATAGCAATTAATAAGCCACTACAGAGATTGTTCCCCACAACAGAGATGTTCTTTCACTCTGATCGGAGTACAAACATGGAGAGGACTTCAGGACAGAGAAGTAATAAAGTATGGGAGCCTGCATCCTCTGATCCTGATGACATGGAAATCACAAAAAGCCTAACTGCTGTAATTGATTCCAAATATTGTGTGATGGAGAAGCCTTCTCTTAGCAAACCGAAGACCAAGTTTGACCTGGGTCTATCCTCTGTGCCACCATCTATGGAATATGGCAATTTCTCAGACGATGCTAACAGTGTGAAGAGGGTGCTGGATCAGGTAAAAGGTGTTTCTGTAGTCATATCGGATCCTGATGACATGGAAATAACTAGAAGTCAAACTGTTGCCATCGACACCAAAAGCCTCAATGTGGTCAATCGCATgcaaaacacaatgaaaagtaTATCCTTCATGTCAACTTCCAACAGACCCAGTCATATATCAGAGGATGACTGTGGTATGGACATGACCAAATCTCTCACTGTGTCTATAGATCACAGAAATGGTCTGAACATGACAGATGAGACCACTGGCAGATTGTTCCCCATATCAAAACACCAAGAGGAAACGTTTGAGAAGAGCCTGATTAGAGCAGATCTTAGTACAGATGCCATGGAAATCACAAGGAGCCTAACTGGGGTTATTGACACCAGAGGTTTTGGTGGCGTAACTCCTTCACGCCAAGGTGGTAGAGGAAGATTTGTCAGCTTTTTGGATTCAAATAAAACTCTTATTGGTGAGAACGACCATTGTATGGAGATGACTCAAGCTCTCACTGCACAGATATTAACAAATGTGTCACATTCTGCCCATGGGGGTGAGACCTTAGCTAGGATGTCCACAATCTCAAAGACAAATTTAACTGGAGCAAAGGGCAATCATTTTGTGGAAGTGGGTCACATAACCGATCAACGTCGGTCATCGGATTCAGATGACATGGATATGACGAGAAGTCAGACCGCTGTAATTGAGTCTGAAAACATCAAGATGGGGAATCGTGACCCTTTCAGAGCAAGGCAACGTTTATCCAGTGTGAATAAGACTCTGCAGATGGTTCCTGCCGCAGAGCAGAGTGCACATGGTGAGATTACGTTTCAGTTAGGTGTTGAAAGCCTCTGCAGTAAAAAGGCACCTACATCTTCTGACTCTGATGAAATGGAACTGACAAGGAGCCAGACTGTTGCAATTGAATCCAAAGTTATTAACATGATGTTTTCCCCCGAAACAAATCCACCATTAGGGAATGTGTCAATTAGTCAGGCACATGATATGGAAGTGAAAGGAGTAGTAGAAGCGACACGTTGCAGAAATAATCCTGTAGCTGTACCCTCTAACCTGGAGGAGAAAATGGCCAGAGATGaaactgaaatgttttctgaggATCATGAAATGGAGATGACCAAGGCTGTCACAACGCAAATTGAACAACATGCACCTACCAATGCGAAGGGCCCTTCATCCACCACAAATGCAATTTCCTTGTGTCTACCGGAGGGTCACCCTAGAGAAAACCCCACTAACCTTACAGAACACTTTGACCTAAAGGGATTAGCAGACCGAAATGATCCTGATCTGAAAGATGAAGACTGCTCCTTTATTCCTAACAAACCAGAAAGCTCTCCCATTGCCTCTTCAGTCTCAATAGAAGATGATAATGTACCTTCGAAGAAGGCAAAGACCAGGCGAATGAGTTTGGCAGATCTGCAGTTGAAACTTAATCATATGAGCCGCATGATAAATGAATCCACTGAAGTGATGGGTAGCTGCACTGCACCTTTATCTCACCTGATGAGGACCTCTGACCAACACAGTGTAGAGACAGAATCCTTATCAACTGAAGACTATGGGTCTAAAACCATGGGATTAATGACTGAGAGACCAGCAAGTGTCAACTTGGAAGACCATATTATTCACAATGACAAACCTAATATGACTGCTCCTTTAAACTTGAAAAGTAAATGTCTTGCATCACGACTGTCATTTGGTGGTTTCCTGCCCAAACTCCCACGAATAGCCAAACCCTCTGAATCAAACCAGTCCAATAGCGTGACAGATTTTGGGAAACTTCTGAAGAAGAATAGATTGAGTGGCACTCATGAACTGAGGAGCAACACCTCGATGGACAACATTGATGATGAAGTGCTTCCAGACATTAGCAGTGAAGAGGACTTATCAGAAACTATGGACACCAAGTCACCTCAGAGGGTCGACGACAAGGGAACTCTTTTCTTAGGCATGGTGGTCAAGGATGTTGTGGAGCATGAGGTCTTTAAAGAGCCGGTCCTAACTGTTACCCAATGTCAGAAGAGGCCCCTACCAGAAGATGGCCATGATGACTCCATGGATGAGGTAAAGAGGAATAAGCCATCAACAGAAAACATCAGAGAAATG ATCCCCCACACACAGGTAGTTCAGTGGGACAGTAACTGTACAGGAGCTGCAGCTGATGGCTCCAGCAGCAACTCCAACCTCCGATGTGAGGGCACATTTGAGTCAA CTTACAGACAAAGCCAATTTGAGTCCCTGCTTGACAACACTGGGGACTACACATCTGATGTACAGAAG AAACTCCAAGATGGCAGCATTACAGTGGCTGAGTTCCTGAAACTCTTCAGCATCGACTTTGTCATCCATAAACCTCGACAGAGTATTCTGCCTGCGAGA ATTGTGTCGGATCTCGATCGCAAAACAGAGGACTTGTTAATCGAGAAGCATATCAACCGTCCCAAACAGAGGGTGTATGAGACCGACTGCCAGATACTCACAGAAATGGTGGAGGG GTTGAAAGCACGTCTGAGAGTCCAAGACAGTCTTCTGCAAAGTGTTAATGGAACACTTTGGGAGGCGGTGAAGGGCTTTTCAGATGAAGAG tTGCTGCTTTTTGGTTCAAAgttgaaagagaggaggacattCTTCAGAAAGAGAAGCAAAGTGCGATCTCATGAAATGAAAGCAGTTTTGTATTCTGACCTTGTGCACACAACTCGG GAGGCACAACATAACTTGAGAGGAAATATTGAGAAGACCGATCAGTGTCTGAAAGACCTTGATGAATGTCTACATGACTTGGAAGCTG AACTTGCCGCTGTGGAGGGCACAGGGGTAGAGGACTGTGAGCCAACCTTGAAAGCAAGGCAGCAAG GGTTGGAGAAGATCAACAAAGCAATTGCTAAAAGTGAAAG GCAAATGTGTGAATTGGAACTACAGAAGATAAACTCTGTGGACAAAGTGGACAGACTCCGAAAGGAAACTCTGGAACTTGAGAAACATATTTCCATGCTGGATAG AGTGAATGAATGGAAGTTTGTGCAGAAAGATGACATGAAGACAGTCTACAGCTTTCTCTACGAGTCCTTGCTGTTGGAGGTGCAGTTTGAGAAACCTAACG GAGAGGTCTGTGAACAGACTGAGCGTAACATCATGGACATCACGTTTCAACGCCAAATGGATG ATGAAAAGTCACAGTGCTACTCTCGGCTTGTACACAATCTGCTATGCCAGTACATAGGCAGTGAAACCACTTGGTTCAAGAAGTACCCCACCAGTCGATACATTCCCGCG TTGCTGCATGATGTGGGTCTGGTGGTAAGCCGCTGTCGCCTCCTGGGAGAAGAGATCCACCTGATGAAGAAGTGGGGCGCTCTGAGGCTGGACATCCTGGACATCAGCTGTGTGGACACACA AGTTCGAATCCTGTTCTCCAGTCTCAAGTCATTTAGCAAGTTTGAGATGACAGTAGCCGTTACATCCGCCTACCCCTTCGGTCTCTTTCATGTGCAAAACTTCCAAAATCACATTGGAAACGCAAC GAAAGACCAGGTGGAAGACATTGTATCATCAGTCACGCCAGCCAAGGACTACTTGACCAAGATTGTCAAGAGGATCCACGAAAGTCTGCTGTGCTTAGACTAG
- the knl1 gene encoding uncharacterized protein knl1 isoform X1, translating to MEPPDAASRTDSDHVGSSKRRISSILKVPRTSIKFTGPELEESRVEVVKPVEKRISRRVSFATSNDVLLFSKDVKNGSPVRSPLQNLTTTAENISIHTGSIDGAQPITGMETLLNAPLHVSQQRNKENVMFNQDDYGEKTMMFTGEDTAFMDMTHSHTILIANDSESSIVLPNEINVTTPTCGNMDFTFSMEKGKTGFFQDSTENCAPFKNPSTLARGIDPEFEHFLASITKSSGAMCKPIAPKSSTTVAFHRAASPPEKTNNRRFLAALNARKSGVDKENQVPALSTTGGDCTVGSIIPQRQGPQFMNTSTMQTEQDHMDLTKSHTTLIDGKGVFQCVQTVSSEEQRLRGSTFSQVSVSTDPDEMELTRSQTVAIDSKAIWMFGPNPSQKIERKSVAFTSDPNKTQIFSGDDHGMEMTAALNVPLQENVCAPTKKGESSPWMFPPENRIPSVQRNQQTFHSTSYPYSDDMEMTRCQTVAIDSKSVGLTEIPLLGNTRKSLSFMPSTYRGVFFSEDGNGMDLTEALTGNIVSNSHIAINKPLQRLFPTTEMFFHSDRSTNMERTSGQRSNKVWEPASSDPDDMEITKSLTAVIDSKYCVMEKPSLSKPKTKFDLGLSSVPPSMEYGNFSDDANSVKRVLDQVKGVSVVISDPDDMEITRSQTVAIDTKSLNVVNRMQNTMKSISFMSTSNRPSHISEDDCGMDMTKSLTVSIDHRNGLNMTDETTGRLFPISKHQEETFEKSLIRADLSTDAMEITRSLTGVIDTRGFGGVTPSRQGGRGRFVSFLDSNKTLIGENDHCMEMTQALTAQILTNVSHSAHGGETLARMSTISKTNLTGAKGNHFVEVGHITDQRRSSDSDDMDMTRSQTAVIESENIKMGNRDPFRARQRLSSVNKTLQMVPAAEQSAHGEITFQLGVESLCSKKAPTSSDSDEMELTRSQTVAIESKVINMMFSPETNPPLGNVSISQAHDMEVKGVVEATRCRNNPVAVPSNLEEKMARDETEMFSEDHEMEMTKAVTTQIEQHAPTNAKGPSSTTNAISLCLPEGHPRENPTNLTEHFDLKGLADRNDPDLKDEDCSFIPNKPESSPIASSVSIEDDNVPSKKAKTRRMSLADLQLKLNHMSRMINESTEVMGSCTAPLSHLMRTSDQHSVETESLSTEDYGSKTMGLMTERPASVNLEDHIIHNDKPNMTAPLNLKSKCLASRLSFGGFLPKLPRIAKPSESNQSNSVTDFGKLLKKNRLSGTHELRSNTSMDNIDDEVLPDISSEEDLSETMDTKSPQRVDDKGTLFLGMVVKDVVEHEVFKEPVLTVTQCQKRPLPEDGHDDSMDEVKRNKPSTENIREMIPHTQVVQWDSNCTGAAADGSSSNSNLRCEGTFESTYRQSQFESLLDNTGDYTSDVQKKLQDGSITVAEFLKLFSIDFVIHKPRQSILPARIVSDLDRKTEDLLIEKHINRPKQRVYETDCQILTEMVEGRLKARLRVQDSLLQSVNGTLWEAVKGFSDEELLLFGSKLKERRTFFRKRSKVRSHEMKAVLYSDLVHTTREAQHNLRGNIEKTDQCLKDLDECLHDLEAELAAVEGTGVEDCEPTLKARQQGLEKINKAIAKSERQMCELELQKINSVDKVDRLRKETLELEKHISMLDRVNEWKFVQKDDMKTVYSFLYESLLLEVQFEKPNGEVCEQTERNIMDITFQRQMDDEKSQCYSRLVHNLLCQYIGSETTWFKKYPTSRYIPALLHDVGLVVSRCRLLGEEIHLMKKWGALRLDILDISCVDTQVRILFSSLKSFSKFEMTVAVTSAYPFGLFHVQNFQNHIGNATKDQVEDIVSSVTPAKDYLTKIVKRIHESLLCLD from the exons ATGGAGCCGCCTGATGCTGCATCAAGGACGGA CAGTGATCATGTTGGATCCTCCAAACGGCGTATTTCTTCG ATCCTGAAAGTTCCACGGACATCTATCAAATTCACTGGCCCAGAGCTAGAGGAGAGTCGG GTGGAGGTGGTCAAGCCAGTAGAGAAGAGGATCTCCAGAAGAGTCAGTTTCGCCACTTCCAATGATGTTCTACTGTTTTCAAA AGATGTGAAGAATGGCTCCCCTGTCCGGAGTCCTCTACAAAACCTCACAACTA CGGCAGAAAACATAAGCATTCATACAGGTTCCATTGATGGGGCTCAACCAATCACAG GCATGGAAACCTTGTTGAATGCTCCCCTCCATGTTTCACAACAAAGAAATAAG GAAAATGTCATGTTCAACCAGGATGATTATGGGGAGAAAACAATGATGTTCACAGGAGAGGACACAGCATTTATGGATATGACTCACAGTCACACAATACTCATCGCCAATGATTCAGAATCATCAATTGTTCTGCCAAATGAAATCAATGTGACTACACCTACCTGTGGAAACATGGATTTTACTTTTTCAATGGAGAAAGGTAAAACTGGGTTTTTTCAGGACTCAACAGAGAATTGTGCCCCCTTTAAAAACCCTTCCACCTTAGCCAGAGGTATAGATCCAGAGTTTGAACATTTCCTTGCCAGTATAACGAAGTCAAGTGGCGCCATGTGTAAGCCAATAGCTCCCAAATCCTCAACTACTGTGGCATTCCACCGAGCTGCATCCCCTCCAGAAAAAACAAACAACAGACGTTTCCTTGCGGCGCTCAATGCCCGCAAGTCAGGAGTTGATAAAGAGAATCAGGTCCCAGCTTTGTCGACAACGGGGGGAGATTGTACAGTGGGCTCAATTATCCCTCAAAGGCAAGGGCCTCAGTTCATGAATACATCTACGATGCAAACTGAACAAGATCATATGGATCTCACAAAAAGCCATACAACTTTGATAGATGGCAAAGGAGTTTTTCAGTGTGTGCAAACTGTAAGCTCTGAAGAGCAACGGCTTAGGGGAAGCACTTTCAGCCAGGTATCTGTCTCTACTGATCCAGATGAAATGGAGTTGACCAGGAGCCAAACTGTTGCCATTGACTCCAAAGCTATTTggatgtttgggccaaatccctCTCAGAAAATTGAAAGGAAAAGTGTGGCCTTCACATCAGATCCCAATAAAACCCAGATCTTCTCAGGTGATGACCATGGCATGGAGATGACTGCAGCTCTCAATGTACCTCTCCAGGAGAATGTGTGTGCTCCGACCAAGAAAGGCGAATCATCACCCTGGATGTTTCCCCCAGAAAACAGAATCCCCTCCGTTCAGCGAAATCAACAGACCTTTCATAGCACCTCCTATCCATACTCGGATGACATGGAGATGACAAGATGTCAAACAGTTGCCATTGATTCCAAAAGTGTAGGCCTAACGGAAATTCCCTTACTAGGGAATACAAGGAAAAGTTTGTCTTTTATGCCATCCACTTACAGAGGTGTGTTTTTTTCAGAAGATGGTAATGGTATGGATCTGACTGAGGCCCTCACTGGAAATATTGTGTCAAACAGCCATATAGCAATTAATAAGCCACTACAGAGATTGTTCCCCACAACAGAGATGTTCTTTCACTCTGATCGGAGTACAAACATGGAGAGGACTTCAGGACAGAGAAGTAATAAAGTATGGGAGCCTGCATCCTCTGATCCTGATGACATGGAAATCACAAAAAGCCTAACTGCTGTAATTGATTCCAAATATTGTGTGATGGAGAAGCCTTCTCTTAGCAAACCGAAGACCAAGTTTGACCTGGGTCTATCCTCTGTGCCACCATCTATGGAATATGGCAATTTCTCAGACGATGCTAACAGTGTGAAGAGGGTGCTGGATCAGGTAAAAGGTGTTTCTGTAGTCATATCGGATCCTGATGACATGGAAATAACTAGAAGTCAAACTGTTGCCATCGACACCAAAAGCCTCAATGTGGTCAATCGCATgcaaaacacaatgaaaagtaTATCCTTCATGTCAACTTCCAACAGACCCAGTCATATATCAGAGGATGACTGTGGTATGGACATGACCAAATCTCTCACTGTGTCTATAGATCACAGAAATGGTCTGAACATGACAGATGAGACCACTGGCAGATTGTTCCCCATATCAAAACACCAAGAGGAAACGTTTGAGAAGAGCCTGATTAGAGCAGATCTTAGTACAGATGCCATGGAAATCACAAGGAGCCTAACTGGGGTTATTGACACCAGAGGTTTTGGTGGCGTAACTCCTTCACGCCAAGGTGGTAGAGGAAGATTTGTCAGCTTTTTGGATTCAAATAAAACTCTTATTGGTGAGAACGACCATTGTATGGAGATGACTCAAGCTCTCACTGCACAGATATTAACAAATGTGTCACATTCTGCCCATGGGGGTGAGACCTTAGCTAGGATGTCCACAATCTCAAAGACAAATTTAACTGGAGCAAAGGGCAATCATTTTGTGGAAGTGGGTCACATAACCGATCAACGTCGGTCATCGGATTCAGATGACATGGATATGACGAGAAGTCAGACCGCTGTAATTGAGTCTGAAAACATCAAGATGGGGAATCGTGACCCTTTCAGAGCAAGGCAACGTTTATCCAGTGTGAATAAGACTCTGCAGATGGTTCCTGCCGCAGAGCAGAGTGCACATGGTGAGATTACGTTTCAGTTAGGTGTTGAAAGCCTCTGCAGTAAAAAGGCACCTACATCTTCTGACTCTGATGAAATGGAACTGACAAGGAGCCAGACTGTTGCAATTGAATCCAAAGTTATTAACATGATGTTTTCCCCCGAAACAAATCCACCATTAGGGAATGTGTCAATTAGTCAGGCACATGATATGGAAGTGAAAGGAGTAGTAGAAGCGACACGTTGCAGAAATAATCCTGTAGCTGTACCCTCTAACCTGGAGGAGAAAATGGCCAGAGATGaaactgaaatgttttctgaggATCATGAAATGGAGATGACCAAGGCTGTCACAACGCAAATTGAACAACATGCACCTACCAATGCGAAGGGCCCTTCATCCACCACAAATGCAATTTCCTTGTGTCTACCGGAGGGTCACCCTAGAGAAAACCCCACTAACCTTACAGAACACTTTGACCTAAAGGGATTAGCAGACCGAAATGATCCTGATCTGAAAGATGAAGACTGCTCCTTTATTCCTAACAAACCAGAAAGCTCTCCCATTGCCTCTTCAGTCTCAATAGAAGATGATAATGTACCTTCGAAGAAGGCAAAGACCAGGCGAATGAGTTTGGCAGATCTGCAGTTGAAACTTAATCATATGAGCCGCATGATAAATGAATCCACTGAAGTGATGGGTAGCTGCACTGCACCTTTATCTCACCTGATGAGGACCTCTGACCAACACAGTGTAGAGACAGAATCCTTATCAACTGAAGACTATGGGTCTAAAACCATGGGATTAATGACTGAGAGACCAGCAAGTGTCAACTTGGAAGACCATATTATTCACAATGACAAACCTAATATGACTGCTCCTTTAAACTTGAAAAGTAAATGTCTTGCATCACGACTGTCATTTGGTGGTTTCCTGCCCAAACTCCCACGAATAGCCAAACCCTCTGAATCAAACCAGTCCAATAGCGTGACAGATTTTGGGAAACTTCTGAAGAAGAATAGATTGAGTGGCACTCATGAACTGAGGAGCAACACCTCGATGGACAACATTGATGATGAAGTGCTTCCAGACATTAGCAGTGAAGAGGACTTATCAGAAACTATGGACACCAAGTCACCTCAGAGGGTCGACGACAAGGGAACTCTTTTCTTAGGCATGGTGGTCAAGGATGTTGTGGAGCATGAGGTCTTTAAAGAGCCGGTCCTAACTGTTACCCAATGTCAGAAGAGGCCCCTACCAGAAGATGGCCATGATGACTCCATGGATGAGGTAAAGAGGAATAAGCCATCAACAGAAAACATCAGAGAAATG ATCCCCCACACACAGGTAGTTCAGTGGGACAGTAACTGTACAGGAGCTGCAGCTGATGGCTCCAGCAGCAACTCCAACCTCCGATGTGAGGGCACATTTGAGTCAA CTTACAGACAAAGCCAATTTGAGTCCCTGCTTGACAACACTGGGGACTACACATCTGATGTACAGAAG AAACTCCAAGATGGCAGCATTACAGTGGCTGAGTTCCTGAAACTCTTCAGCATCGACTTTGTCATCCATAAACCTCGACAGAGTATTCTGCCTGCGAGA ATTGTGTCGGATCTCGATCGCAAAACAGAGGACTTGTTAATCGAGAAGCATATCAACCGTCCCAAACAGAGGGTGTATGAGACCGACTGCCAGATACTCACAGAAATGGTGGAGGG CAGGTTGAAAGCACGTCTGAGAGTCCAAGACAGTCTTCTGCAAAGTGTTAATGGAACACTTTGGGAGGCGGTGAAGGGCTTTTCAGATGAAGAG tTGCTGCTTTTTGGTTCAAAgttgaaagagaggaggacattCTTCAGAAAGAGAAGCAAAGTGCGATCTCATGAAATGAAAGCAGTTTTGTATTCTGACCTTGTGCACACAACTCGG GAGGCACAACATAACTTGAGAGGAAATATTGAGAAGACCGATCAGTGTCTGAAAGACCTTGATGAATGTCTACATGACTTGGAAGCTG AACTTGCCGCTGTGGAGGGCACAGGGGTAGAGGACTGTGAGCCAACCTTGAAAGCAAGGCAGCAAG GGTTGGAGAAGATCAACAAAGCAATTGCTAAAAGTGAAAG GCAAATGTGTGAATTGGAACTACAGAAGATAAACTCTGTGGACAAAGTGGACAGACTCCGAAAGGAAACTCTGGAACTTGAGAAACATATTTCCATGCTGGATAG AGTGAATGAATGGAAGTTTGTGCAGAAAGATGACATGAAGACAGTCTACAGCTTTCTCTACGAGTCCTTGCTGTTGGAGGTGCAGTTTGAGAAACCTAACG GAGAGGTCTGTGAACAGACTGAGCGTAACATCATGGACATCACGTTTCAACGCCAAATGGATG ATGAAAAGTCACAGTGCTACTCTCGGCTTGTACACAATCTGCTATGCCAGTACATAGGCAGTGAAACCACTTGGTTCAAGAAGTACCCCACCAGTCGATACATTCCCGCG TTGCTGCATGATGTGGGTCTGGTGGTAAGCCGCTGTCGCCTCCTGGGAGAAGAGATCCACCTGATGAAGAAGTGGGGCGCTCTGAGGCTGGACATCCTGGACATCAGCTGTGTGGACACACA AGTTCGAATCCTGTTCTCCAGTCTCAAGTCATTTAGCAAGTTTGAGATGACAGTAGCCGTTACATCCGCCTACCCCTTCGGTCTCTTTCATGTGCAAAACTTCCAAAATCACATTGGAAACGCAAC GAAAGACCAGGTGGAAGACATTGTATCATCAGTCACGCCAGCCAAGGACTACTTGACCAAGATTGTCAAGAGGATCCACGAAAGTCTGCTGTGCTTAGACTAG